In Mixta intestinalis, the following are encoded in one genomic region:
- a CDS encoding YjaG family protein — protein sequence MLRNPIHLRLEKLESWQHVTFMACLCERLYPNYWAFCQQTGFADAQRYRRILDLIWESLTVKDAKINFDSQLEKLEEAIPLADDFDVYGVYPAIDACVALSELLHSRLSGETLEHAIEVSKASITTVAMLEMTQAGREMTDEELGNLPAIEEEWDIQWEIFRLLAACEERDLDLIKGLRSDLREAAISNIGIKIEQ from the coding sequence ATGTTACGTAACCCTATCCATTTGCGCCTCGAAAAGCTGGAAAGCTGGCAGCATGTGACCTTTATGGCCTGCCTCTGTGAGCGGCTTTACCCCAATTATTGGGCATTTTGCCAGCAAACCGGCTTTGCCGACGCGCAGCGCTACCGCCGCATTCTCGATCTCATCTGGGAATCCCTGACGGTAAAAGATGCAAAAATCAATTTCGATTCGCAGCTGGAAAAGCTGGAAGAAGCGATTCCGCTGGCGGACGATTTTGACGTCTACGGCGTTTATCCGGCGATCGATGCCTGCGTCGCGTTAAGTGAACTGCTGCATTCACGTCTGAGTGGGGAAACGCTTGAGCATGCTATTGAGGTCAGCAAGGCATCAATTACGACCGTAGCAATGCTGGAAATGACCCAGGCCGGGCGGGAAATGACGGATGAAGAGCTGGGCAATTTACCGGCGATTGAAGAAGAATGGGATATCCAGTGGGAGATTTTTCGCCTGCTGGCAGCCTGTGAAGAGCGCGACCTGGATCTGATAAAAGGACTGCGTTCTGACCTGCGGGAAGCCGCGATAAGTAATATCGGTATAAAAATAGAGCAATAA
- the purD gene encoding phosphoribosylamine--glycine ligase gives MNILIIGNGGREHALAWKASQSPLADRVFVAPGNAGTALEPALQNVDIAATDIPALLAFAQKENIGLTIVGPEAPLVKGVVDAFRQAGLKIFGPTKAAAQLEGSKAFTKDFLARHQIPTAEYQNFTDVELALQYVQAKGAPIVIKADGLAAGKGVIVAMTQEEAEAAVRDMLAGNAFGDAGHRIVVEEFLDGEEASFIVMVDGEHVLPMATSQDHKRVGDGDTGPNTGGMGAYSPAPVVTAEIHQRVMDEVIWPTVRGMAAEGNVYTGFLYAGLMIGKDGQPKVIEFNCRFGDPETQPIMLRLQSDLVELCLAACDGTLDKQDSRWDDRPALGVVLAAGGYPGDYRTGDVIHGLPLEALPDGKVFHAGTRLENDRALTNGGRVLCVTALGKDIAEAQRRAYELATPISWEGSFCRHDIGYRAINRK, from the coding sequence ATGAATATTCTAATTATCGGCAACGGCGGGCGTGAACATGCGCTGGCCTGGAAAGCGTCCCAGTCTCCGCTGGCTGATCGCGTTTTCGTTGCGCCGGGCAATGCGGGCACCGCGCTGGAACCTGCGCTACAAAACGTCGATATCGCCGCGACTGATATCCCGGCGCTGCTGGCCTTTGCCCAAAAAGAGAACATTGGCCTGACTATCGTCGGCCCGGAAGCGCCACTGGTAAAAGGCGTGGTGGACGCATTTCGTCAGGCGGGGCTAAAAATTTTCGGCCCCACCAAAGCCGCCGCGCAGCTGGAAGGCTCAAAAGCCTTTACCAAAGATTTTCTGGCGCGCCATCAGATTCCCACCGCTGAATACCAGAACTTTACCGATGTCGAGCTGGCACTCCAGTACGTACAAGCTAAAGGCGCGCCAATTGTGATTAAGGCGGATGGTCTGGCGGCGGGCAAAGGCGTTATCGTGGCGATGACGCAGGAAGAGGCGGAAGCCGCCGTGCGCGATATGCTGGCGGGTAACGCCTTCGGCGACGCCGGGCACCGGATTGTGGTGGAAGAGTTTCTTGATGGCGAAGAAGCAAGCTTCATCGTTATGGTTGATGGTGAGCATGTGCTGCCGATGGCCACCAGCCAGGATCACAAGCGCGTCGGCGATGGCGATACCGGCCCGAATACCGGCGGCATGGGCGCATACTCTCCGGCACCGGTGGTAACAGCGGAGATCCATCAGCGTGTGATGGATGAGGTAATCTGGCCTACGGTGCGCGGCATGGCGGCAGAAGGCAATGTTTATACCGGCTTCCTGTATGCCGGGCTGATGATTGGCAAAGACGGTCAGCCTAAAGTCATTGAATTTAACTGCCGCTTCGGCGATCCCGAAACACAGCCGATCATGCTGCGCCTGCAATCGGATCTGGTTGAGCTTTGTCTGGCGGCGTGCGACGGTACGTTAGATAAACAGGATTCACGCTGGGACGATCGTCCGGCGCTGGGTGTGGTGCTGGCAGCAGGCGGCTATCCGGGAGACTACCGCACCGGTGACGTTATTCACGGTCTGCCGTTGGAAGCCTTGCCGGATGGCAAAGTATTTCACGCCGGAACCCGGCTGGAAAACGATCGTGCACTGACCAACGGCGGACGCGTGCTGTGCGTGACGGCGTTAGGGAAAGATATTGCTGAAGCGCAACGTCGCGCCTATGAACTGGCAACGCCCATCTCATGGGAAGGCAGCTTCTGCCGCCATGATATCGGCTATCGCGCTATCAACCGCAAATAA
- a CDS encoding HesA/MoeB/ThiF family protein: MLNDQDFLRYSRQLLLEEFGIEGQQKLQHASVLIVGLGGLGAPAALWLAAAGVGKLLLADDDKLHISNLQRQILYRSADCGKAKAPLAQQQLQALNPQTETIALQARMDEAQLRELAPQVDLVLDCSDNMATRHVINAACVASGTPLISGSAVGFGGQLLVISPPWQKGCYRCLWPDSSEPERNCRTAGVLGPVVGTIGTLQALEALKMLVGQRSSLDGQLRLFDGRQQTWRTLGLTRDPHCPVCGGNK; the protein is encoded by the coding sequence ATGCTTAACGACCAGGATTTTTTACGCTACAGCCGCCAGCTTCTGCTGGAGGAATTTGGCATAGAAGGGCAACAGAAGCTGCAACACGCCAGCGTATTGATCGTCGGGCTGGGCGGTCTGGGCGCGCCCGCAGCGCTCTGGCTGGCGGCGGCAGGCGTCGGCAAGCTACTGCTGGCCGATGATGACAAACTGCATATCAGTAATCTGCAACGCCAGATTCTCTACCGTAGCGCTGACTGCGGGAAAGCCAAAGCTCCGCTGGCGCAGCAGCAGCTACAGGCGCTGAACCCACAGACAGAAACCATCGCGCTACAGGCAAGAATGGACGAGGCACAGCTGCGTGAATTAGCGCCGCAGGTCGATCTGGTACTGGACTGTAGCGACAACATGGCAACACGCCACGTAATTAACGCCGCCTGTGTTGCCAGCGGCACGCCGTTAATCAGCGGCAGCGCCGTAGGCTTTGGCGGACAGCTGTTAGTTATCTCACCACCGTGGCAAAAAGGTTGTTATCGCTGCCTGTGGCCAGATAGCAGCGAACCGGAACGTAACTGCCGCACCGCTGGCGTGCTGGGGCCGGTCGTCGGCACTATCGGCACCTTGCAGGCGCTGGAGGCGCTAAAGATGCTGGTGGGCCAGCGCTCCTCGCTTGACGGTCAGCTACGCCTGTTTGACGGACGCCAGCAGACATGGCGCACGCTGGGCCTGACGCGCGATCCGCATTGTCCGGTATGCGGAGGCAATAAATGA
- the nfi gene encoding deoxyribonuclease V (cleaves DNA at apurinic or apyrimidinic sites): MDIQALRTEQLQRAGEVVRHDDFDVMPPRLIGGADVGFEQGGDVTRAAMVILEYPSLKLIEYKVARIATIMPYIPGFLSFREYPALLAAWELLEQKPDLLFVDGHGISHPRRLGVASHFGMLVDVPTIGVAKRRLCGRFEPLDEEPGSQQPLMDKGEKIGWVWRSKKRCNPLFVSTGHRVSIDTALQWVQNCMAGYRLPEPTRWADAVASERSAFLRWQKG; this comes from the coding sequence ATGGATATACAGGCATTACGGACCGAACAGCTACAGCGCGCTGGAGAAGTGGTGCGCCATGATGATTTCGATGTGATGCCGCCGCGCCTGATTGGCGGCGCGGATGTCGGATTTGAGCAGGGCGGCGACGTGACCCGCGCCGCCATGGTAATCCTGGAATATCCTTCGCTAAAGCTGATCGAATATAAGGTGGCGCGTATCGCCACCATCATGCCTTACATTCCCGGTTTCCTCTCTTTCCGTGAATACCCGGCGCTGCTGGCGGCCTGGGAGCTGCTGGAACAGAAACCCGATCTGCTGTTTGTCGATGGTCATGGGATTTCGCATCCGCGTCGGCTCGGCGTTGCCAGCCATTTCGGGATGCTGGTGGATGTACCGACTATCGGCGTGGCGAAGCGTCGCCTGTGCGGACGTTTTGAGCCGCTGGACGAAGAACCCGGCTCACAGCAGCCGCTGATGGATAAAGGTGAGAAGATCGGCTGGGTCTGGCGCAGCAAAAAGCGCTGCAATCCGCTGTTTGTTTCTACTGGTCACCGTGTCAGCATTGATACCGCTTTACAGTGGGTACAGAACTGTATGGCGGGTTATCGCCTGCCGGAACCGACGCGCTGGGCGGATGCAGTCGCCTCAGAACGCAGCGCCTTTCTGCGCTGGCAGAAGGGTTAG
- a CDS encoding thiazole synthase, translated as MLQIADKSFSSRLFTGTGKFATPALMLDALRASGSQLVTMAMKRLDLRGGDDGILAPLQALGVQLLPNTSGAKTAEEAIFAARLAREALGTRWLKLEIHPDARYLLPDPIETLKAAAQLVKEGFIVLPYCGADPVLCKRLEEAGCAAVMPLGAPIGSNQGLKTRDLLHIIIEQAKVPVVVDAGIGAPSHASEALEMGADAVLVNTAIAVARNPVEMARAFRLAVEAGRIAWQSGLGTSQFQAAASSPLTDFLSQPERA; from the coding sequence ATGTTACAGATTGCAGATAAATCATTTTCTTCACGACTCTTCACCGGCACCGGCAAGTTCGCTACGCCTGCGCTGATGCTCGACGCGCTGCGCGCCTCCGGCTCGCAGTTGGTTACGATGGCGATGAAACGGCTGGATTTACGCGGCGGCGATGATGGCATTCTGGCACCATTGCAGGCGCTGGGCGTTCAGCTACTGCCAAATACCTCCGGCGCGAAAACCGCTGAGGAGGCGATCTTCGCCGCTCGCCTGGCGCGTGAAGCCTTAGGCACCCGCTGGCTGAAGCTGGAGATCCATCCTGATGCGCGCTATCTGCTACCCGATCCGATCGAAACATTAAAGGCGGCGGCGCAGCTGGTAAAAGAAGGTTTTATTGTACTGCCCTACTGCGGTGCCGATCCGGTATTGTGCAAGCGGCTGGAGGAAGCTGGCTGCGCTGCCGTTATGCCATTGGGTGCGCCCATCGGTAGCAATCAGGGGCTAAAAACGCGCGATCTGCTGCATATTATTATTGAACAGGCAAAAGTGCCGGTTGTGGTAGATGCCGGAATTGGCGCGCCCAGCCACGCCAGCGAAGCGCTGGAGATGGGTGCCGATGCGGTGCTGGTCAATACGGCTATTGCTGTGGCACGCAATCCGGTAGAAATGGCACGCGCCTTCCGCCTTGCCGTTGAAGCCGGACGCATCGCCTGGCAGAGTGGCCTTGGGACAAGCCAGTTTCAGGCCGCGGCCTCCAGCCCGCTTACCGATTTCCTTAGCCAGCCGGAGCGCGCATGA
- the rsd gene encoding sigma D regulator, with product MLNQLNVLTERVGGRNELVDFWLNARRQLLVAYYQVVGIKPNKESLTALDEQALDNFCQNLVDYLSTGHFNIYERIIEEMTGDSPLLAAAQIYPGLQANTETIMQLYDSHLEAAIDHDNCLEFQQALSEVGEALEVRFTLEDKLIQLAYDNNLASLQPANDQTITRPA from the coding sequence ATGCTTAACCAGTTAAACGTTCTGACCGAGCGCGTAGGTGGCCGTAATGAACTGGTAGATTTTTGGCTGAATGCGCGCAGGCAACTGTTGGTTGCTTATTATCAAGTGGTCGGCATCAAGCCGAATAAAGAGTCTCTCACCGCGCTGGATGAACAGGCGCTTGATAATTTTTGTCAGAACCTGGTGGATTATCTTTCTACCGGCCATTTCAATATTTATGAACGCATCATTGAAGAGATGACCGGCGACAGCCCGCTGCTGGCGGCAGCACAGATTTACCCCGGCCTGCAAGCCAATACCGAAACTATTATGCAGCTATATGATTCTCATCTGGAAGCAGCTATCGATCACGATAACTGTCTTGAGTTTCAGCAGGCGCTTTCTGAAGTAGGCGAAGCGCTGGAAGTGCGCTTTACGCTGGAAGATAAGCTGATCCAGCTGGCCTACGATAATAATCTGGCCTCGTTACAACCGGCTAACGATCAAACTATTACGCGCCCCGCGTAA
- the thiS gene encoding sulfur carrier protein ThiS, producing MNIVVNDERLSLEAPLSLETLLERLGCHQPGTALAVNQQIVPRASWAQRTLREGDEVVIFQAIAGG from the coding sequence ATGAATATTGTGGTTAACGACGAGAGGCTCAGCCTGGAAGCACCGCTGTCGCTGGAGACGCTGCTGGAAAGGCTGGGCTGCCACCAGCCAGGCACCGCGCTGGCGGTCAATCAACAGATCGTTCCCCGCGCCAGCTGGGCACAACGCACACTGCGGGAAGGCGATGAAGTCGTTATTTTTCAGGCAATTGCTGGAGGTTGA
- the hemE gene encoding uroporphyrinogen decarboxylase encodes MSELKNDRYLRALLRQPVDVTPVWMMRQAGRYLPEYKATRAQAGDFMSLCKNAELACEVTLQPLRRYPLDAAILFSDILTIPDAMGLGLWFEAGEGPRFAAPITCRADVEKLPIPDPEQELGYVMNAVRTIRKNLQGAVPLIGFSGSPWTLGTYMVEGGSSKAFTKIKKMMYAEPETLHAMLDKLADSVTLYLNAQIRAGAQSVMIFDTWGGVLTGRDYQQFSLHYMHKIVDGLLRENDGRRVPVTLFTKGGGQWLEAMAATGCDALGLDWTTDIVDARRRVGDKVALQGNMDPSMLYASPARIEQEVASILAGFGQGSGHVFNLGHGIHQDVPPEHAGAFVEAVHRLSGPYHKE; translated from the coding sequence ATGAGCGAATTGAAAAACGATCGTTACCTGCGAGCCCTGTTGCGCCAGCCGGTAGATGTTACGCCGGTATGGATGATGCGTCAGGCCGGACGCTATCTGCCGGAATATAAAGCCACGCGCGCGCAGGCGGGCGATTTTATGTCGCTGTGTAAAAATGCCGAGCTGGCCTGTGAAGTCACGTTACAGCCGCTGCGTCGCTATCCGCTGGATGCGGCAATCCTCTTCTCTGATATTTTAACCATTCCCGATGCGATGGGGCTGGGGCTGTGGTTCGAGGCCGGAGAAGGCCCGCGCTTCGCTGCGCCGATTACCTGCCGCGCCGACGTTGAAAAGTTACCGATCCCCGATCCTGAACAGGAGCTGGGCTATGTAATGAATGCGGTGCGTACCATCCGTAAAAACCTACAGGGCGCGGTGCCGCTGATCGGTTTCTCCGGCAGCCCGTGGACGCTTGGCACCTATATGGTGGAAGGCGGTAGCAGCAAAGCCTTTACCAAAATCAAAAAAATGATGTACGCCGAGCCGGAAACGTTGCACGCCATGCTGGATAAGCTGGCTGACAGCGTTACGCTGTATCTTAACGCGCAAATTCGTGCTGGCGCTCAGTCGGTCATGATTTTCGATACCTGGGGCGGCGTGCTGACCGGGCGCGACTACCAGCAGTTCTCACTGCACTACATGCACAAAATCGTTGACGGCCTGTTGCGCGAAAACGACGGACGCCGTGTGCCGGTGACGCTGTTCACCAAGGGCGGCGGCCAGTGGCTGGAGGCGATGGCGGCGACCGGCTGTGATGCGCTGGGCCTCGACTGGACCACCGATATCGTCGACGCGCGCCGCCGCGTAGGGGATAAGGTTGCGCTGCAGGGCAATATGGATCCGTCTATGCTTTATGCATCACCTGCGCGTATTGAGCAGGAAGTTGCGAGCATTCTGGCTGGTTTCGGTCAGGGCAGCGGACACGTATTTAATTTAGGACATGGCATTCATCAGGATGTGCCGCCTGAACACGCAGGCGCGTTTGTGGAAGCGGTGCATCGTCTGTCAGGTCCTTATCACAAGGAGTAG
- the thiE gene encoding thiamine phosphate synthase — protein MSHSFPSCPFRLGLYPVVDSLEWIARLLDAGVRTIQLRIKDRPAAEVEPVIEQAIALGRQYQARLFINDYWQLAIKHGAWGVHLGQEDLDVADLDAIRRAGLRLGLSTHDDSEIDRALTARPSYIALGHVFPTQTKEMPSAPQGLEELRKHVARLGNIPTVAIGGISLERAPAVLACGVGSIAVVSAITQADDWRAATAALLALAGTGDEADA, from the coding sequence ATGAGTCACTCTTTCCCTTCCTGCCCTTTCCGGCTTGGCCTCTATCCTGTCGTTGACAGTCTTGAATGGATTGCGCGTTTGCTTGACGCAGGCGTGCGCACGATACAGTTACGCATCAAAGACCGCCCAGCCGCTGAGGTAGAACCGGTGATTGAGCAGGCTATTGCGCTGGGCCGCCAATATCAGGCGCGTCTGTTTATCAATGATTACTGGCAGCTGGCGATTAAGCATGGTGCCTGGGGCGTGCATCTGGGTCAGGAAGATCTGGACGTTGCCGATCTCGACGCTATACGCCGTGCCGGGTTACGCCTGGGCCTTTCTACCCATGACGACAGCGAGATCGATCGGGCGCTGACCGCCCGGCCTTCTTATATCGCACTGGGCCATGTTTTCCCAACGCAAACCAAAGAGATGCCCTCCGCGCCGCAGGGTCTGGAAGAGCTCAGAAAGCATGTTGCCCGACTGGGCAATATACCCACCGTCGCTATCGGCGGAATCAGCCTTGAACGCGCCCCGGCGGTGCTGGCCTGCGGCGTCGGCAGCATCGCGGTAGTCAGTGCCATAACCCAGGCCGACGACTGGCGTGCGGCAACGGCGGCGCTGCTGGCGCTGGCCGGTACGGGAGATGAGGCTGATGCTTAA
- the nudC gene encoding NAD(+) diphosphatase codes for MERELTSVDAGWWVVSHEQKIWLPNGELPFGTAQELGLTGARGAAIGEWQGDTVWLIRENRSESMGSIRQIIDLESGLFQLAGRGVQLAEFIRSHRYCGYCGHEMHLSNSENACLCAHCRQRYYPQIAPCIIVAIRRDDKILLAQHARHRNSIYTVLAGFVEVGETLEQAVAREVMEESNVRVKNLRYVTSQPWPFPHSLMMAFMAEYDEGELQIDNNELIDAGWFRYDALPLLPPAGTVARRLIEDTVALCRAVDEQP; via the coding sequence ATGGAACGAGAACTAACAAGCGTAGACGCTGGCTGGTGGGTTGTCAGCCATGAACAGAAAATATGGTTGCCAAATGGTGAATTACCTTTCGGTACGGCACAGGAGCTGGGGCTAACCGGTGCGCGCGGGGCCGCTATCGGTGAATGGCAGGGCGATACCGTCTGGCTGATCCGCGAGAATCGCAGCGAGAGTATGGGATCGATTCGGCAGATTATCGATCTTGAGAGCGGCTTGTTTCAGCTGGCCGGGCGTGGCGTCCAGCTGGCGGAATTTATACGTTCGCACCGCTACTGCGGCTACTGCGGTCATGAAATGCACCTCAGCAACAGTGAAAACGCCTGTCTGTGTGCGCACTGTCGCCAGCGCTACTATCCACAAATTGCGCCCTGCATCATTGTGGCGATCCGCCGCGATGACAAAATCCTGCTGGCGCAGCATGCCCGTCATCGTAACAGCATCTACACCGTACTGGCAGGGTTTGTGGAAGTTGGGGAAACCCTGGAGCAGGCGGTAGCGCGTGAGGTAATGGAAGAGAGCAATGTGCGGGTAAAAAATCTGCGTTATGTCACTTCTCAGCCCTGGCCTTTCCCTCATTCGCTGATGATGGCTTTTATGGCGGAATATGATGAAGGCGAGCTGCAAATTGATAATAACGAGCTGATTGACGCTGGCTGGTTTCGCTATGACGCATTGCCGCTGTTGCCGCCTGCCGGCACCGTGGCGCGCCGTCTGATTGAAGATACGGTGGCGCTTTGCCGCGCGGTGGATGAACAACCGTAA
- a CDS encoding DUF1481 domain-containing protein, whose product MKRLIALLTLLLAGCSSQPTLPAFTASGYLADRGSVRIWRKNQDRHVHMMTVFAPFQGGATIFTRYNWQDDNLVSMERHLSGAQPDDITLRFDRDGSLSYMQRQLAGRRESVSEQNIELYKFEAQRMLRISDALLAGRVLLKQGRWQGDETLRSCQGEPLKPALDEHEWQFVRQYRHAAGQALSVAWLEAPAGTQLLQVSAEDACSWEPQEADF is encoded by the coding sequence ATGAAGCGGCTAATTGCACTTCTGACGTTATTGTTGGCAGGATGCAGCTCGCAGCCGACGCTGCCCGCTTTTACCGCCAGCGGCTATCTTGCCGATCGCGGTTCGGTACGCATCTGGCGTAAAAACCAGGATCGCCATGTTCATATGATGACGGTGTTTGCGCCGTTTCAGGGCGGAGCGACAATCTTTACGCGTTACAACTGGCAGGATGACAACCTGGTCAGTATGGAACGTCACCTTAGCGGCGCTCAGCCGGATGACATTACCCTGCGTTTCGATCGCGACGGCAGCCTGAGCTATATGCAACGACAGCTTGCCGGACGACGCGAATCGGTCAGTGAGCAAAATATCGAACTGTATAAATTCGAGGCGCAGCGGATGTTGCGTATCAGCGATGCGCTGCTGGCGGGAAGAGTGCTGCTAAAGCAGGGGCGCTGGCAAGGGGACGAAACGTTACGTAGCTGTCAGGGCGAGCCGCTAAAGCCTGCGCTGGATGAGCATGAATGGCAGTTTGTCCGTCAGTATCGCCATGCGGCGGGACAGGCGCTTAGCGTCGCCTGGCTGGAGGCACCAGCGGGCACCCAGCTGTTGCAGGTATCAGCGGAAGATGCATGTTCATGGGAGCCGCAGGAAGCGGATTTTTGA
- the thiC gene encoding phosphomethylpyrimidine synthase ThiC, with translation MSAKPTRREQRTQAQQFISSLQGSAFPNSKRIWITGSRPDIRVPMREIQLSPTLVGGDKNEPRYEPNEAVPVYDTAGPYGDAEAVIDVHLGLPRLRSDWIAQRDDSEQTQLNSSYSQQRLKDEGLDHLRFDNLPHPRRAKPGRRVTQLYYARQGIVTPEMEFIALRENMGRERIRSEVLRQQHPGHDFGARLPENITPEFVRQEVAAGRAIIPANINHPEAEPMIIGRNFLVKVNANIGNSSVSSSIEEEVEKLVWATRWGADTVMDLSTGRYIHETREWILRNSPVPIGTVPIYQALEKVNGIAENLTWALFRDTLLEQAEQGVDYFTIHAGVLLRYVPMTAKRLTGIVSRGGSIMAKWCLSHHQENFLYQHFREICEICAAYDVALSLGDGLRPGSIQDANDEAQFAELYTLGELTRIAWEYDVQVMIEGPGHVPMHMIRRNMTEQLEHCHEAPFYTLGPLTTDIAPGYDHFTSGIGAAMIGWFGCAMLCYVTPKEHLGLPNKEDVKQGLIAYKIAAHAADLAKGHPGAQIRDNAMSKARFEFRWEDQFNLALDPHTARAWHDETLPQESGKVAHFCSMCGPKFCSMKITQEVREYAAKQEAEAQPVEVGMAQMSQAFRQRGGELYHPTEILLPEEKA, from the coding sequence ATGTCTGCTAAACCTACCCGTCGTGAACAGCGCACTCAGGCGCAACAGTTTATCTCTTCCTTACAGGGAAGCGCCTTCCCTAATTCGAAACGCATCTGGATCACCGGCAGCCGCCCCGATATTCGCGTACCGATGCGTGAAATTCAGCTTAGCCCCACCCTGGTCGGCGGTGATAAAAACGAGCCGCGTTACGAGCCTAACGAAGCCGTACCGGTTTACGATACCGCGGGGCCCTATGGCGATGCCGAAGCGGTAATTGATGTTCATCTGGGTCTGCCGCGCCTGCGCAGCGACTGGATCGCCCAGCGCGACGATAGCGAACAAACCCAACTCAACTCCAGCTATAGCCAGCAACGGCTGAAAGATGAAGGTCTCGATCACCTGCGTTTCGATAATCTGCCGCATCCGCGACGGGCGAAACCGGGCCGCCGGGTTACGCAGCTGTACTACGCGCGTCAGGGGATAGTGACGCCGGAAATGGAATTCATCGCCCTTCGGGAAAATATGGGCCGCGAACGCATTCGCAGCGAGGTACTGCGCCAGCAACATCCGGGGCACGATTTCGGCGCCCGGCTGCCGGAGAATATTACCCCGGAGTTTGTGCGTCAGGAGGTAGCCGCCGGACGAGCCATTATTCCCGCCAATATCAACCATCCGGAAGCGGAACCGATGATTATTGGCCGCAACTTTCTGGTGAAGGTGAATGCCAATATCGGTAACTCCTCCGTCAGCTCCTCTATCGAAGAGGAAGTCGAGAAGCTGGTTTGGGCGACACGCTGGGGTGCCGATACCGTGATGGATCTCTCCACCGGGCGCTATATCCATGAAACGCGCGAATGGATTCTGCGTAACAGCCCGGTTCCGATTGGCACCGTCCCCATTTATCAGGCACTGGAGAAGGTTAACGGCATTGCTGAAAACCTGACCTGGGCACTGTTCCGCGATACGCTGCTGGAACAGGCGGAACAGGGCGTGGACTATTTCACCATTCATGCTGGCGTGCTGTTGCGCTATGTCCCGATGACGGCGAAGCGCCTTACCGGGATCGTTTCCCGCGGCGGATCGATCATGGCGAAGTGGTGCCTTTCCCACCATCAGGAAAACTTCCTTTATCAACACTTTCGCGAGATTTGTGAAATCTGCGCCGCCTATGATGTGGCGCTGTCGCTGGGTGACGGCCTGCGCCCCGGCTCGATTCAGGACGCCAATGATGAAGCACAGTTTGCCGAACTCTATACGCTGGGCGAGCTGACCAGGATCGCCTGGGAATATGATGTGCAGGTGATGATCGAAGGGCCGGGGCATGTGCCGATGCATATGATCCGCCGCAATATGACTGAACAGCTGGAGCATTGTCACGAAGCGCCCTTCTATACGCTTGGCCCGCTTACCACCGATATCGCCCCCGGTTACGATCACTTCACCTCCGGTATTGGCGCGGCGATGATCGGCTGGTTCGGCTGCGCAATGCTCTGCTACGTCACGCCGAAAGAACATTTAGGCTTGCCGAACAAGGAGGACGTTAAACAAGGCCTGATCGCCTACAAGATCGCCGCTCACGCTGCCGATCTTGCCAAAGGTCATCCCGGCGCACAGATCCGTGATAACGCCATGTCGAAGGCGCGCTTTGAATTCCGCTGGGAAGATCAGTTTAACCTTGCGCTCGATCCCCATACCGCCCGCGCCTGGCATGACGAAACGCTGCCGCAGGAATCGGGAAAAGTCGCTCATTTCTGCTCAATGTGCGGGCCGAAATTCTGCTCCATGAAAATTACCCAGGAAGTACGTGAATATGCCGCGAAACAGGAAGCGGAGGCGCAGCCCGTCGAAGTGGGTATGGCGCAGATGTCGCAGGCTTTTCGTCAGCGCGGCGGAGAACTTTATCATCCTACCGAGATATTACTACCGGAGGAAAAAGCATGA
- the hupA gene encoding nucleoid-associated protein HU-alpha encodes MNKTQLIDVIAEKADLSKSQAKAALESTLAAITESLKDGDAVQLVGFGTFKVNHRAERTGRNPQTGKEIKIAAANVPAFVSGKALKDAVK; translated from the coding sequence ATGAACAAGACTCAACTGATTGATGTAATTGCAGAGAAAGCGGATCTCTCCAAGTCCCAGGCTAAAGCTGCGCTGGAATCCACCCTGGCTGCAATTACCGAGTCTCTGAAAGATGGTGATGCTGTACAACTGGTTGGTTTTGGTACTTTTAAAGTTAACCACCGTGCTGAGCGCACTGGCCGCAACCCGCAGACTGGCAAAGAAATCAAAATTGCTGCTGCAAACGTACCGGCATTCGTATCTGGTAAAGCACTGAAAGACGCTGTTAAGTAA